A window of Variovorax sp. PBL-E5 contains these coding sequences:
- a CDS encoding LysR family transcriptional regulator, translating to MNIRFLETVLWLAQLRTIKATADRLCITHTAISSRIASIEQDLGVSLFTRSAQGFEPTDDGLRFIEEASKIVDAYQRLRRVMLDPGRVRGTLRIGSVSTLIPTVFSILGKTLREEYPHVSLVISTDLPERLLKDFRSGRLDLLLTSSWPDDPHFDVVPLCKVAMGWVASEQLGIDTHRPLTPDQLAAYPIIGYPAGTESQMRIDAYFSGIGRELVLHAGNGLPSNLQMAKSCIGIAAVPKVAARGDLNRGDLVLVPTTQPYPDVGYAALFLRDGDNDLPRAIAALARQAAAQFCEASDPSDAWPMDASDNPEQA from the coding sequence GTGAACATCCGCTTCCTCGAGACCGTGCTGTGGCTCGCGCAGCTGCGAACGATCAAGGCCACTGCCGATCGTCTCTGCATCACCCACACGGCCATCTCCAGCCGCATCGCCTCGATCGAGCAGGACCTGGGCGTCAGCCTCTTCACCCGCTCGGCGCAGGGCTTCGAGCCGACGGACGACGGACTGCGCTTCATCGAGGAGGCAAGCAAGATCGTGGATGCCTACCAGCGGCTGCGGCGGGTCATGCTCGACCCGGGCCGGGTACGCGGCACGCTTCGGATCGGCTCGGTCAGCACCCTCATACCCACGGTCTTCTCCATCCTGGGCAAGACGCTGCGCGAGGAGTACCCGCACGTTTCCCTCGTCATCAGCACGGACCTCCCGGAGCGACTCCTGAAGGACTTTCGCAGCGGCCGGCTCGACCTGCTGCTCACGTCGAGTTGGCCTGACGACCCGCACTTCGATGTGGTGCCGCTTTGCAAGGTCGCCATGGGTTGGGTCGCGAGCGAGCAGCTCGGCATCGACACCCACAGGCCACTGACCCCTGATCAGCTTGCTGCGTATCCCATCATCGGCTACCCGGCAGGGACCGAATCGCAAATGCGGATAGACGCGTACTTCTCCGGCATCGGGCGCGAGCTCGTTCTCCACGCCGGGAACGGGCTGCCAAGCAACCTGCAGATGGCGAAGTCCTGCATCGGAATCGCGGCCGTGCCCAAGGTGGCGGCGCGCGGCGACCTGAACCGCGGGGACCTGGTGCTGGTCCCGACCACGCAGCCCTACCCCGACGTCGGCTACGCCGCACTGTTCCTGCGCGATGGAGACAACGATCTCCCCCGCGCCATCGCGGCACTCGCCCGCCAAGCCGCCGCGCAATTCTGCGAGGCATCCGATCCTTCCGACGCCTGGCCCATGGATGCGTCGGACAACCCAGAGCAAGCATGA
- a CDS encoding Bug family tripartite tricarboxylate transporter substrate binding protein translates to MKKIVIGLAAVVLLTLSVAARAEWPDKPIRILVPFPSGNSSDVSMRLLGQKLSVRLGQPIVVENRVGAGGTVGTGQAAKAAPDGYTLAMGSTGPLAIARALRPDSLPYDTARDFMVVGAVAWAPQVLVVRKDLPIASFQEFLAYGRRPDVKLNYGSPGNGTTPHLVIAQLVNETRINAEHIPFQGGTQALTSLIGGQIDFISDNVPVVQGAIAGGRVRALAVTSGTRIPSMESVPTLKELGVKDFDLQGWILLIAPKGLPETISSKLIAAVEDVMKMPDVRQRLLELGLVPMDMPRARLPGFLQSEATKWAAVVKVSGAAESTR, encoded by the coding sequence ATGAAGAAAATCGTGATCGGCCTGGCCGCAGTGGTGTTGCTCACTCTCTCGGTGGCGGCCAGAGCCGAGTGGCCCGACAAGCCGATCAGGATCCTGGTGCCGTTCCCTTCGGGCAACTCTTCGGACGTGTCGATGCGGCTGCTGGGCCAGAAGCTATCGGTGCGCCTCGGCCAGCCCATCGTCGTGGAGAACCGGGTCGGCGCGGGGGGGACCGTCGGGACCGGCCAGGCCGCCAAAGCTGCCCCTGACGGATATACCTTGGCCATGGGCTCGACCGGACCGCTGGCGATCGCAAGAGCGCTGAGGCCAGACTCATTGCCTTACGACACGGCGAGGGATTTCATGGTCGTCGGCGCCGTCGCCTGGGCGCCTCAGGTGCTCGTCGTCCGAAAGGACCTTCCGATCGCCAGTTTCCAGGAATTTCTTGCCTACGGACGCCGGCCGGACGTCAAGCTGAACTACGGCTCGCCTGGGAATGGGACCACGCCGCATCTCGTCATTGCACAGTTGGTCAACGAGACCCGCATCAACGCGGAGCACATTCCCTTCCAGGGTGGAACTCAGGCCTTGACCAGCCTCATTGGTGGTCAAATCGATTTCATCTCCGACAACGTTCCCGTGGTCCAAGGTGCCATCGCCGGCGGTCGCGTCAGGGCGTTGGCCGTCACCTCGGGCACTCGTATTCCTTCCATGGAGAGTGTGCCGACTCTCAAAGAGCTGGGTGTCAAGGACTTCGACTTGCAAGGATGGATCCTTCTGATCGCTCCAAAGGGACTTCCGGAGACGATCTCCAGCAAGCTCATCGCGGCGGTCGAGGACGTCATGAAGATGCCGGACGTTCGTCAGCGGCTGCTGGAGCTCGGACTGGTTCCCATGGACATGCCGCGCGCCCGTCTGCCGGGATTCCTCCAATCCGAAGCCACGAAGTGGGCTGCGGTCGTCAAGGTCTCCGGCGCGGCGGAGAGCACTCGCTGA
- a CDS encoding Bug family tripartite tricarboxylate transporter substrate binding protein, whose product MHLDMSRRQWLSTLLASAAWPMTSHAAAYPSGPVTLVVPFSAGGQFDTIARQVARPMSADLRQPVIVENIGGAGGNIAASRVARARPDGQTMLMYGGNYSVARELYKKLDYDPVNDFAPVSRLSISPHVIMASPKLGITSFAQLRQRVKDGARLSYGSPGVGTSMHLTFEIIKDHFGLDVLHVPYKGGANVMTDLIGGQIDLGIIAVGPALEFIRGGKVVGLAVTSKARSPALPQVPAIAELGMPDLDAGSWAGLAVPRNTPEAVVSRLNTSAAAALKSPEILKLFERESFIATPGTPAEMREFNEREVRRYKPIIQKLNLQNQ is encoded by the coding sequence ATGCATCTCGACATGAGCCGCCGCCAATGGCTTTCCACTCTGCTTGCGAGCGCCGCATGGCCGATGACATCGCATGCGGCCGCCTATCCCTCGGGACCGGTCACGCTGGTGGTGCCCTTCTCTGCCGGCGGCCAGTTCGACACCATCGCACGGCAGGTCGCGAGGCCGATGTCCGCCGACCTCAGGCAGCCGGTGATCGTCGAGAACATCGGCGGCGCGGGCGGCAACATCGCGGCCTCGCGGGTGGCGCGCGCCCGGCCCGACGGTCAGACGATGCTGATGTACGGCGGCAACTATTCCGTCGCTCGTGAGTTGTACAAGAAGCTCGACTACGACCCGGTCAACGACTTCGCGCCCGTGTCGCGGCTGAGCATTTCTCCGCACGTGATCATGGCCTCGCCGAAGCTCGGCATCACCAGCTTCGCGCAGCTGCGCCAGCGCGTGAAGGATGGTGCCAGGCTCTCCTACGGCTCGCCCGGCGTCGGCACCTCGATGCACCTGACCTTCGAGATCATCAAGGACCACTTCGGGCTGGACGTGCTGCACGTGCCCTACAAGGGCGGCGCCAATGTCATGACCGACCTGATCGGTGGCCAGATCGATCTTGGCATCATCGCCGTCGGGCCGGCGCTGGAGTTCATCCGCGGCGGCAAGGTGGTCGGGCTCGCGGTCACGAGCAAGGCGCGCTCGCCGGCGCTGCCGCAAGTGCCGGCGATCGCAGAACTCGGCATGCCGGATCTGGATGCCGGCAGCTGGGCCGGCCTGGCGGTTCCGCGCAACACGCCGGAGGCTGTCGTGTCGCGTCTCAACACCTCGGCCGCAGCGGCCCTGAAGTCGCCCGAGATTCTCAAGCTGTTCGAGCGCGAGTCCTTCATCGCGACGCCCGGCACGCCAGCCGAGATGCGCGAGTTCAACGAGCGCGAGGTGCGGCGCTACAAGCCGATCATCCAGAAGCTGAACCTGCAGAATCAGTGA
- a CDS encoding FAD-dependent oxidoreductase, whose translation MGRGAVNTGTTQAEGFVFAPPYELPSWPFVAPPELEARTSIVRHPIVIVGAGPAGLTLACDLARRGVRALLLDEDDTVGVRGASSRGICYAQKTLEIFARLGICERVAGKGITWSFGRTFSGEQEVYQFNLKTDSVSEQPPFINLQQFYVEWFLVDRILELGLTDLRWKNRVTRVTPLADGARIEVETPAGNYTIEADHLVDATGAHSPIREQLGLDAHPSRSTDRWCISDVRFKKPLPTERWTWVDAPFNEGRAVWQHLMGDGVWRIDYQMPEDCDTAHISKPEVAGARLREQLGPGVEFEFVWIGPYGYRDHLLDHFRHGRILFIGDSAHVVSPFGARGGNSGIQDAANLGWKLALIAQGRAADALLDSYDAERRPAAVENLRVSSRSARFLAPRSPAERTLRRAVLALASQHAFARALVNTGRMSMANDYPATAQLPGGARSVQNLRLRHADGTPTTLMDLLGNDSCCLGLWFAPDLARAQAALDATAALPLRLVAIGGTSGLPTLLPDEALARQLGDPAPGSLCMVRPDAYRAAMIDAPTAASITAALQTLLAQDWKTNTR comes from the coding sequence ATGGGCAGAGGCGCTGTGAACACCGGCACCACGCAGGCGGAAGGCTTTGTCTTCGCGCCGCCCTACGAACTGCCGAGCTGGCCCTTCGTGGCGCCGCCCGAGCTGGAGGCACGCACGTCCATCGTGCGGCATCCGATCGTCATCGTGGGCGCCGGGCCGGCCGGCCTGACCCTGGCCTGCGATCTGGCGCGACGCGGCGTGCGCGCGCTGCTGCTGGACGAGGACGACACGGTCGGCGTGCGCGGCGCTTCGTCGCGCGGCATCTGCTATGCGCAGAAGACACTGGAGATCTTCGCGCGCCTGGGCATCTGCGAGCGGGTGGCCGGCAAGGGCATCACCTGGTCCTTCGGCCGCACCTTCTCGGGCGAGCAAGAGGTCTACCAATTCAACCTGAAGACCGACAGCGTCTCGGAGCAGCCGCCCTTCATCAATCTGCAGCAGTTCTACGTCGAATGGTTCCTGGTCGACCGCATCCTCGAACTGGGCCTCACCGACCTGCGCTGGAAAAACCGCGTGACCCGAGTGACACCGCTGGCCGACGGTGCGCGCATCGAGGTGGAGACGCCGGCCGGCAACTACACGATCGAGGCCGACCACCTGGTGGACGCCACCGGCGCCCACAGCCCGATCCGCGAACAGCTCGGCCTCGATGCCCATCCCTCGCGCAGCACGGACCGCTGGTGCATCAGCGACGTGCGCTTCAAGAAGCCATTGCCGACCGAACGCTGGACCTGGGTCGACGCGCCCTTCAACGAAGGCCGCGCAGTGTGGCAGCACCTGATGGGCGACGGCGTCTGGCGCATCGACTACCAGATGCCCGAGGACTGCGACACCGCGCACATCAGCAAGCCCGAGGTGGCCGGCGCGCGGCTGCGCGAACAACTCGGGCCGGGGGTGGAGTTCGAGTTCGTCTGGATCGGCCCTTACGGCTATCGCGATCACCTGCTCGACCACTTCCGCCATGGCCGGATCCTGTTCATCGGCGACTCGGCCCACGTCGTGAGCCCCTTCGGTGCGCGCGGCGGCAACAGCGGCATCCAGGACGCGGCCAACCTGGGCTGGAAGCTGGCACTGATCGCACAGGGCCGCGCCGCGGATGCGCTGCTCGACAGCTACGACGCCGAGCGCCGGCCGGCGGCGGTGGAGAACCTGCGCGTCAGCAGCCGTTCGGCGCGCTTCCTGGCGCCGCGCTCGCCGGCCGAGCGCACCTTGCGCCGCGCGGTGCTCGCGCTGGCATCGCAGCACGCCTTCGCGCGGGCGCTGGTCAACACCGGCCGCATGTCGATGGCCAACGACTACCCGGCCACGGCGCAGTTGCCCGGCGGCGCGCGCTCGGTGCAGAACCTGCGGCTGCGCCACGCCGACGGCACGCCGACCACGCTGATGGACCTGCTCGGCAACGATTCATGCTGCCTCGGCCTGTGGTTCGCACCCGACCTGGCCCGGGCGCAGGCGGCGCTCGACGCAACGGCCGCGCTGCCGCTGCGCCTGGTGGCGATCGGCGGCACGAGCGGACTGCCCACGCTGCTGCCGGACGAGGCATTGGCACGCCAGCTGGGAGACCCGGCGCCCGGCAGCCTCTGCATGGTGCGTCCGGACGCCTATCGAGCGGCCATGATCGACGCGCCCACGGCGGCTTCCATCACGGCCGCATTGCAGACCTTGCTGGCACAGGACTGGAAGACAAACACCCGATGA
- a CDS encoding carbon-nitrogen hydrolase family protein, with the protein MKVSLIQMNSVADKARNVADAHRLARKAVEIDGAELVVFPEHFDWAGGSVAEKVAAGEDVRGGPAYDMCQRLARDCQIHVHSGSFYETAAGLGRVYNTTVVFNPEGEEIGRYRKIHLFDIHTPDGLRYGESDSVLAGSETCVIDIHGFRMGLAICYDLRFPELFQKLMRDGADVIVLPAAFTLQTGKDHWEVLCRARAIETQCYFLAAAQIGALEQDGETRYTYGHSLFCDPWGHVIARASDQVGIVSARLDRGLIAKTRKQIPLAQHKVL; encoded by the coding sequence ATGAAAGTCTCCCTGATCCAGATGAACTCCGTCGCCGACAAGGCGCGCAATGTCGCAGACGCCCATCGGCTGGCCCGCAAGGCGGTCGAGATCGACGGCGCGGAGCTGGTGGTGTTCCCGGAACACTTCGACTGGGCCGGCGGTAGCGTCGCCGAGAAAGTCGCGGCCGGAGAAGATGTACGAGGCGGGCCGGCCTACGACATGTGCCAGCGACTGGCGCGCGACTGCCAGATCCATGTCCACAGCGGCAGCTTCTACGAGACTGCCGCCGGGCTGGGCCGCGTCTACAACACGACCGTGGTCTTCAACCCCGAAGGCGAGGAGATCGGGCGCTATCGCAAGATTCATCTGTTCGACATCCACACGCCCGATGGATTGCGCTACGGGGAGTCCGACTCCGTCCTGGCAGGATCGGAAACCTGCGTGATCGACATCCACGGGTTTCGCATGGGATTGGCCATCTGCTACGACCTCCGATTTCCGGAGCTGTTCCAGAAGCTGATGCGCGATGGCGCGGACGTGATCGTGCTGCCCGCCGCCTTCACCCTGCAGACCGGCAAAGACCACTGGGAGGTGCTGTGTCGAGCAAGGGCCATCGAGACGCAGTGCTATTTCCTTGCCGCGGCGCAGATAGGCGCGCTAGAACAAGACGGTGAGACTCGATATACATACGGCCACTCTCTCTTCTGTGACCCGTGGGGGCACGTGATCGCGCGCGCATCCGATCAGGTCGGAATCGTATCCGCCAGACTTGATCGAGGTTTGATAGCCAAGACACGCAAACAGATCCCTCTAGCGCAACACAAGGTTCTCTGA
- a CDS encoding DUF2783 domain-containing protein: protein MNTELRIPDPDGFYAALVEAHEGLTEAESADLNARLVLLLANQCGDQGVLLECIAAAQPLSECSPPRRRP, encoded by the coding sequence ATGAACACCGAACTCCGGATCCCGGATCCCGACGGCTTCTATGCCGCGCTGGTCGAGGCCCACGAGGGTTTGACCGAGGCCGAGAGCGCCGATCTCAACGCGCGCCTGGTCCTGCTGCTGGCGAACCAGTGCGGCGACCAGGGGGTACTTCTCGAATGCATCGCGGCGGCGCAGCCCCTCAGCGAGTGCTCTCCGCCGCGCCGGAGACCTTGA
- a CDS encoding TauD/TfdA dioxygenase family protein — MRAAARQHQEIACAEAGGATIRQLYGSAPGEHQMERRAASPRLRLQSWPERTPREAVQVKASACERKMRWRCATQLHTMNSITSPGVHLKIAPFSNGFGADVLGVDPHLQLDDDEIAQVRRAWHLHSILRFRRLEVTPDEHTRFSRRLGKLHIMTPLKFNLEGYPEVFVVSNASKRNPDEPVGKSAGEVGLRRAGEGFHTDGEDKAIPNAGSMLYAAQVPPEKGDTLFVDMYAAYEALPSQVKSLIAGRRARYSRIDLHPVHYPHMDPLTPEQKLERPDVFHPLARAHPYSGRTALYIGRWACDIEGLPVEEGRALIRYLQDFAKQPKFIYTQKWQKGDAILWDNRCTQHCATGFDDERYVRTMYRTTLEGETPLMARTPVRLKLEEFA; from the coding sequence GTGCGCGCTGCCGCGCGGCAGCATCAGGAAATCGCCTGCGCCGAGGCTGGTGGTGCGACCATCCGGCAACTGTACGGCAGCGCGCCCGGCGAGCACCAGATGGAACGGCGTGCGGCCTCGCCGAGGCTCAGGCTGCAGTCCTGGCCAGAGCGAACGCCGCGCGAGGCGGTGCAAGTAAAAGCTTCTGCGTGCGAAAGAAAAATGCGCTGGCGATGCGCGACGCAGCTGCACACAATGAACTCCATCACATCGCCAGGAGTTCACTTGAAGATCGCACCATTCTCGAACGGCTTCGGCGCCGATGTCCTGGGCGTCGACCCGCATCTCCAGCTCGACGACGACGAGATCGCCCAGGTCCGGAGGGCCTGGCACCTGCACTCGATCCTTCGCTTCCGGCGGCTCGAAGTCACCCCCGATGAACACACGCGGTTCAGCCGCCGGCTCGGCAAGCTGCACATCATGACCCCGCTCAAGTTCAACCTCGAGGGGTACCCCGAGGTCTTCGTGGTGTCCAACGCCAGCAAGCGCAACCCTGACGAGCCGGTGGGCAAGTCTGCCGGGGAAGTCGGCCTGCGACGCGCCGGGGAGGGCTTCCACACCGATGGCGAGGACAAGGCCATCCCCAACGCGGGCTCCATGCTCTACGCCGCCCAGGTCCCGCCCGAGAAGGGCGACACGCTCTTCGTCGACATGTACGCGGCGTACGAGGCGCTGCCTTCGCAAGTGAAAAGCCTGATCGCGGGCCGGCGCGCACGCTACAGCCGCATCGATCTGCATCCAGTGCACTACCCCCACATGGATCCGCTCACGCCTGAGCAGAAGTTGGAGCGGCCGGACGTGTTTCACCCTCTCGCCCGGGCGCATCCGTATTCCGGTCGGACGGCCCTGTACATCGGTCGCTGGGCCTGCGATATCGAAGGTCTGCCTGTCGAAGAAGGCCGCGCGTTGATCCGATATCTGCAGGACTTTGCCAAGCAGCCGAAGTTCATCTACACCCAGAAGTGGCAGAAGGGCGATGCGATCCTCTGGGACAACCGCTGTACGCAGCATTGCGCGACCGGCTTCGACGATGAACGGTATGTGCGCACGATGTACAGAACCACGCTGGAAGGCGAAACGCCGTTGATGGCGCGCACGCCGGTGCGGCTCAAGCTGGAAGAATTCGCGTGA
- a CDS encoding RraA family protein, protein MKKFRIGAMPSPISDSVKQRLSEVETATVGHIRQWGFMDPEIQALRHTRRVVGVAVTLALPAQDSTLLHHTLGLLRPGHIVVIDRLGDRKHACWGGGVTNAAHASGATAAIVDGMCTDPLEIAELQFPVWCRGITPITTRIYDLGGMLNMPVSCGGAVVNPGDIILADENGVLVLSPDEVDEVAEYALAKQQRGMENVRRIHEGTRLGDLSGATKFVKRDAID, encoded by the coding sequence ATGAAAAAGTTTCGCATTGGGGCGATGCCTTCGCCCATTTCGGACTCCGTGAAACAGAGGCTATCGGAAGTGGAAACCGCTACGGTCGGGCACATTCGGCAATGGGGGTTCATGGATCCGGAGATCCAAGCGCTGCGCCACACGCGCCGAGTAGTCGGTGTCGCGGTGACCCTGGCATTGCCGGCGCAGGATTCCACGTTGTTGCACCACACCCTCGGCCTGTTGCGACCGGGGCACATCGTGGTCATCGATCGCCTGGGCGATCGCAAGCACGCATGCTGGGGTGGCGGCGTCACGAATGCGGCGCATGCGTCCGGGGCCACGGCTGCCATTGTCGATGGGATGTGTACCGACCCGCTGGAGATTGCAGAGCTGCAATTCCCGGTTTGGTGCCGAGGAATCACACCCATCACCACGCGCATCTACGACCTGGGTGGCATGTTGAACATGCCTGTGTCATGTGGCGGAGCGGTCGTGAACCCCGGTGACATCATCCTGGCCGACGAAAACGGGGTGCTCGTGCTGTCGCCGGACGAGGTCGACGAAGTAGCCGAATACGCCCTTGCCAAGCAGCAGCGCGGCATGGAGAACGTGCGCCGCATCCACGAGGGAACCCGCCTGGGCGATCTGTCTGGTGCCACGAAGTTCGTAAAACGGGATGCGATCGATTGA
- a CDS encoding helix-turn-helix domain-containing protein: MLAGRAAVQLPDGRTTSLGAGDFLMLPRGSAHLVRSVGTNAPARPMRMKMDGMLPVRHNTEGDVELVRSEAFHGQPGALAIVTALSQALFILVLRAHAQREGMPASLLVLLVLLGDPRLSRVVLAMLQHPERPWPVANLADQAMMSRATFARHFASRGATSPLELLTLLRMQVARDLLARGQMSTADVAERVGYASESAFGKAFAQRMGVTPAAFRRQSRRPG; the protein is encoded by the coding sequence GTGCTCGCCGGGCGCGCTGCCGTACAGTTGCCGGATGGTCGCACCACCAGCCTCGGCGCAGGCGATTTCCTGATGCTGCCGCGCGGCAGCGCGCACCTCGTGCGCAGCGTTGGCACGAACGCTCCTGCCAGGCCAATGCGAATGAAGATGGACGGCATGCTGCCGGTAAGGCACAACACGGAAGGGGACGTCGAGCTGGTGCGCTCCGAGGCGTTCCATGGGCAGCCCGGTGCACTGGCCATCGTCACCGCGCTCAGCCAAGCCCTGTTCATCCTAGTCCTGCGTGCGCACGCGCAGCGTGAAGGCATGCCGGCGTCGCTGCTCGTGCTGCTCGTGCTGCTCGGCGATCCGCGTCTCAGTCGCGTGGTGCTGGCCATGCTGCAGCATCCTGAACGGCCGTGGCCCGTCGCCAACCTGGCTGATCAGGCCATGATGTCGCGCGCCACCTTCGCGCGTCACTTTGCGTCGCGTGGTGCGACATCGCCGCTGGAACTGCTGACGCTGTTGCGCATGCAGGTAGCACGCGATCTGCTGGCACGGGGCCAGATGTCGACGGCGGACGTGGCTGAGCGGGTCGGCTATGCGTCCGAGTCCGCCTTCGGCAAGGCATTCGCGCAGCGTATGGGCGTCACTCCCGCTGCCTTCCGTCGGCAGTCACGACGGCCCGGCTGA
- a CDS encoding AMP-binding protein yields the protein MNQGRFISRNARYLPHHPAVIFEDRVMSFRELDERSNRLANALLGLGLCKGDRVAFQMSNRPAIVEIECALYKAGLVKVPLNARLAPAEVIDVIRNGDPRVFLVGDSHAGTVQELLSALSSVEHFVSVGRPVPGWKDYEALLARAADRNPDIEMAPDDLAVLHYTSGSTGKLKAAMQTVGNRMSHLRKVGMHRMRVAPGDVLLVSGPLTHASGMFLQPFLYQGGAILIQDRFDPDQLLAAVARWKVTYTFMVPTMLNRLATHPNLHCHDRRSLKQIAYGGAPMAPSRIREAWEALGPVLSQGYGGGETTGGLILLSTQDHEAAIREAPERLASCGRPIGESEVMVMHESGRAVQDDETGEIVVRGPDVFAGYWREPELTLQAFSADGWLRTGDLARVDDEGYIYIVDRSKDMIISGGFNIYPTEVEQALYSHPAVYEACVVGVPDDTWGEAVKAVVVLREGQSATELEIVGHCRQLLADFKKPRSIDFVAELPRNPNGKLSRKAVREPFWAGCDRQVG from the coding sequence ATGAACCAGGGTCGCTTCATCAGCCGCAATGCCAGGTACCTTCCTCACCACCCGGCCGTCATCTTCGAGGATCGCGTCATGAGCTTTCGCGAGCTCGACGAGCGTTCGAACCGGCTCGCCAATGCGCTGCTGGGCCTGGGCCTTTGCAAGGGAGACCGGGTCGCGTTCCAGATGTCCAACCGGCCCGCCATCGTCGAGATCGAGTGCGCCCTCTACAAGGCTGGGCTGGTCAAGGTGCCCTTGAATGCCAGGCTGGCGCCGGCCGAGGTGATCGACGTGATCCGCAACGGCGACCCCCGCGTCTTCCTGGTGGGCGACTCGCACGCCGGCACGGTGCAGGAACTGCTCAGCGCGCTGTCCTCGGTCGAGCACTTCGTGTCCGTCGGCCGTCCCGTGCCGGGCTGGAAGGACTACGAAGCGCTGCTGGCCCGTGCGGCCGATCGCAACCCCGACATCGAGATGGCGCCGGACGATCTTGCCGTGCTGCACTACACCTCCGGTTCCACCGGCAAGCTGAAGGCTGCGATGCAGACGGTGGGCAATCGCATGTCGCATCTGCGCAAGGTGGGCATGCACCGCATGCGGGTCGCTCCGGGCGACGTGCTGCTCGTGAGCGGGCCCCTGACGCATGCCAGCGGGATGTTCCTGCAGCCCTTCCTGTACCAGGGCGGTGCGATCCTGATCCAGGACCGCTTCGATCCCGACCAGCTGCTGGCCGCCGTGGCACGCTGGAAGGTCACCTACACCTTCATGGTTCCGACGATGCTGAATCGCCTCGCGACGCATCCGAACCTGCACTGCCACGATCGAAGAAGCCTCAAGCAGATCGCCTATGGCGGAGCGCCCATGGCACCGTCGCGCATTCGCGAGGCGTGGGAGGCGCTGGGTCCGGTGCTGTCGCAAGGCTACGGCGGCGGCGAAACGACCGGCGGGCTGATCCTGCTGTCGACGCAGGACCACGAAGCAGCGATTCGCGAGGCGCCGGAGCGCCTGGCTTCGTGCGGCCGCCCCATCGGCGAATCCGAAGTCATGGTCATGCACGAGAGCGGCCGTGCCGTGCAGGACGATGAGACTGGAGAAATCGTGGTCCGCGGACCGGACGTATTCGCAGGCTACTGGCGCGAGCCCGAACTCACCCTGCAGGCCTTCAGTGCCGACGGCTGGCTGCGCACCGGCGACCTCGCGCGGGTCGACGACGAGGGCTACATCTACATCGTCGATCGCAGCAAGGACATGATCATCTCGGGCGGCTTCAACATCTACCCGACCGAGGTCGAGCAGGCGCTCTACAGCCATCCGGCCGTGTACGAAGCCTGCGTGGTCGGCGTGCCCGACGACACCTGGGGCGAGGCCGTGAAGGCGGTCGTGGTCCTGCGCGAGGGACAGAGTGCCACGGAGCTCGAGATCGTCGGCCATTGCCGGCAGTTGCTGGCCGACTTCAAGAAGCCGCGCTCGATCGACTTCGTTGCGGAACTCCCGCGCAATCCCAACGGCAAGCTCTCGCGCAAGGCGGTGCGCGAACCTTTCTGGGCAGGGTGCGACCGGCAGGTGGGTTGA